The following nucleotide sequence is from Aspergillus luchuensis IFO 4308 DNA, chromosome 1, nearly complete sequence.
AGGGGTAGGTAGAAAGAGGTTGGCCAAATAAGGCGGTCCAGGCCGAAGTttgagaggaaggggatctGATAACAGTGACCCCCATCGATGACGCCAATTGTGAGGTCATCCCGACGGCGGCGGGTAGTCAACAGAACATTTGGGGGAACAGTGGCGTACAACCAAGCCAGAACAGGTCAagggtcgatgatgaagtaAGGAAGTGCAAGATACAGCAGATATTCGGGAGTTTGGAATATGGGAGGTACCAGAGTTCCGCGCGCGCGCAAAACGAAGGATCGAAacagttttttttttaagatGCACaacactcactcaccttcGTCTAGACCCGCCTTTTTCGCATCCATTGGGGAAGAATTACGAGTATCGGTATGATTAGTTAGACTGGTCGAAACGGTTGAAGTAACAGCCGCAGACATAATAGcgaagaaaggaggaggggggagataTTTTGGTTGGTGTCGATATATTAGATCGAGGGAGGTCGACAGGTGACCCCGGAGATgtaagggaaaaaaatagCCAAGCGAGCGGACGGAGGTGGCGAGGAcacgaagaagaataaggaCGGGGACGGACGctgaacaagaaaaaaacaacTGGAGGGGTACGGGAATGGGAAGTTAAAAAGAGACAAAGCTGGTTGATTGAAGTTAGTAAAACGCGATAAGTTGTTGATGCTTCGGAGAGCTGGAGATACTGCAGCGCAAACGCCTGTACCCAGAGGTCACTGAGCGAGTACACGGCAGTTCAGACAGAAGTAGATCGtgttggagaggaaggggaagggaaaggaaaaagttGTGACGTAGTCCGGGCTTCGACAGGGAGATTATttagggggaaaagaaagaggggaggcgGTCGAGTGGCCGTCGGGCCACGCTATGCCTATTTGGTCTCGACTGTCTGTCACGCCGAAACCATGCAACCCTGAGAGTACAAAAAGCCCGCGGGTTACCAACCAGCCAGAGTGCAACCTCGAAACCACTAACCtggaatttttttttttcgaaaaagatttttttcttttcttttcctttacttttcttttgattttgttttttcccctttttaattttcttttttgaggTTCTTTTcactcttcttttttcttaattcttaTCTTCGGTTCTGGTTCTGTATTCGGAACCAATCTTGTTCTTGCTGCTCTTTCTTGTTTTGAATtgtatttttcttttctcttccgtatttttttttcttttgcttcatCCACCCTATGGTTTTTGATTTCAAAGCAGGAATATTGAAACTCCGCAACAGAATCTCGcccaaaaaaaataaatgaaatGAATAAAGGGTGGGcgaagtaaagaaaaaaaagcaccGAAAACTAAAAACAGCAAATCAAAAAGAACACCTTACCCTATAGTAGATGACCAGGCACTGTATGATTATGCAGGCGAAATGCTGGCTGGCCCTTACTTGCAAAAACGAAACTTGGAGACGGAGTGGATTCCCGGCAGTACTTGTCAGCCAATCCAAGCAAAGAATAACCCGGGTGGACGCGATTGTTGGATGACGGCGGAAACGATAGGCAAATTCAACCTAATAAGAAAGTGGTAATAGATAGTATGACACACTTCCGGGTCccgaggaaagaaaattgCAAAGGTATAAGAATGTTGGTCGCTATCCAGGGATGTATGGAAAGTACACGAAGAGGTTGCCCAAAAGTTTAAAGCTTTGGATTCGAAGCACTTGTAACCACAAACTGGTCAACACAATGTATCGGGggcagaagagggaaagTTGGCTAAGGGCGAAAGAGTTAGGAAGGGGTAAAGAAAACCATGAATGAGATCACGGTGACGACGACAGGAATTTTCCTGGGCTTGTCGGACAGTCGGACCAGCCGGCAGTGGCCACTTGCGCACCTTTCCAAAGGACCACTAATGTACCAGCGCATCCACTTGGTCCAGCCACTCACGGGCCCGTTTCCGAGCCCCCGCCCTGCAGAGTCTCAATCTCGAGCGGGTGAACGAATCATGGAGACGACGCCATGTTTGTCCGGCCGCAGGGCGGTGAGGGATCTTCGTCTGTTCGAATGGTCGATGCCACTTCCATACCATCGATGCCCTCCCTGAATGGCCCATGGAGCAACGCCCAAATCTGGAGATACATAGATTTCGGGTCCAACAAGGAAATCCTTCCAATCCTCGGCTCTCTTATCGCCGTTGCCCGGATTCTGGGTTCGTTCTTTCTCATTTCAGGGGGGAAGTGTTGTTCCAATCAGTCTCGCTCGGGGACATCGAGTGACACGTCCGCTTGCTGATTGGGCCCCTGCTGATGACGCAATATTTCTAGGGCCTTCGTCCCGTGGGTATCCATCACGTGAGAGTGTCTCGCGCGGTCTCTTTGGGGCCCAAAACAAGGATGAAGGAATCTAGTGGATTGCCACTTGAATTCTGGACAATCTCTTCCATTGCTCCCCGTGTGTGGTACAGGCTACACGGTTGAATGGTGGACCGGACAAGAAGGTTCGGAGTAGAGTATACggccctcccctccacattATTAGGCTTGAGAAGGCCCCTCCAAACTGTCAGTTCGCGTCTCGTTTAGGCCTTGGCAGTGGTACTGCGTTCCCCAGACAGTACATGATAGTGCTACAGGTCAATATGTTCGTTACCAGTCCTATCGAAACCAGTCCTGTCGAAACATTCCATCATTATCGACATTGAAAGGAGTCCAGTATTCACTGTAGCTCCGGTGATagtataatttcttttgatGCTTTGCATCATTGCCAAAGTCTCCTGCACATAAGTATGCACATGTACATTAGAAGAATCACTCACTTACTGTATGTGATGTACCCGGTATTCACAACCTTCAAATTGCATGAAAATAAATTCCCCCTGTCGTTCAACGGTACTTTTTGATAAGGGAGTATTTAGGCCCAACGGCTTCAATACTAGTGAAAGTATCTACAGCTGCGGTGCGCTTCCATCTCAGCAGCATGATAAAAAAAGGTATAGTCCATGTTTTACGGGACATATCATAGATTAATTGCGTTAGCCGAAATGACAACAAATCgatccctccccctccttctcttccacccCTCAGCACAACAAAATGTGTTGACTTGTCCGGGGTTTGTTTGTCGCTCTTCACGCTAGTCGATACACCTAACACACAAGTACTGATTCCACCATAATTTAGCCTTTTTTGCCCATGCAGCCATCGAAATCAGCGGTTGCCCATGCAAGCCTTTCCGAGGAGTTGGTCGGAAAGTCTAGATCGCGGACTGTTGGTGTAGGTAGTTATAGCTATGGTTATGGTTATTTCGAAGGACATGATAACTGTGCGTGTTTCTTGGCAATTAAGGTCATTTTAATTTGATCCCATTGCCTGCCATCGCTCGCACAGACgtgaaagaggaagaaggttgtAAAATTGCGCCATATTTCTCATCTTCGGCGTTGATTAACCTTTAGTGAGTTTGTAGGGGGTAGCAATTAACATCCCCTATTAAGCTTGCGATCCCATTATCAATGGCATGTCACAAAACTATTGAGCCGTGCATGGAATGGTTTCAGCTTTTCTCCAGATACGTCATAAGTATGGGGATGCATGGGGCGCTCTCCACGATAAAATAACTTAAGTAACTTAATAATAGGTAGTCGGCAGCGATAAGATTAAGGTCCCCTTCCTATCCTATTCTGTCCTATCCGTACACAATCGTCCCCTCCTCGATTCTAGATATCCTTTCGTCATGAGCCGCGATAAGTCGAATAGTTCCAGGGTCCCAACAGCACGGGAACGTGATAATGCcgccatccttcttctccctcccggCCCCGTCCCTTGACCGTAAACTTCACCTCGACCTCGGGCCAGAAACTCTCAACACCTTGTGCCTCGTACCATGGGCCAACGTCAAAGCGAACGGACCAATTCGTCTTGCTATCGGCAGTTGGGAGTGCAGAAAGGATAGCGGGGACCGACGAAGCGGACGATGAAGTTGTGGTGGGTTCCCAGTTTTTGACTCGTCCGTCTGCGTCGGTCGTCGCCTGGAAAGAAATGGGACTCTGGCTGCTGGAGGGTGCAGATAGGAGGGTCAGTGTCACTGGGAGGTTCGCCGCGGGAGTACCCGTCAGGGTGTTCAGGACGTGGCAGGTAATGGGGTCGCGAGACATTGCGGTGGTATTTTGAGTGAGGGTCGATGCTGCGTTGTAGTTGTTGAAGGGTTGTGCTGTAGAGTGGATCGGGgattggaggagttggttgCGGTAGAGGCTAAGACGGTCTGTGACTTTATCCAGTTGACCACTTGACGGCTTGATTTCCGAGCTAGGGTCCATCAAGAGAGAATAGGTAGGTTGTAGGTAACTATTTCAGATACTGAGAGAAGAGTAGAAATTGTCTCGAGAGTGTTCAGCGCGCGAGGGGCTTTTTCTATCTCCGCTTCTCATGCATCGGAGAGCACCGACAGAGCTACCCTGAGATGCCGGAGTATACCATCGGTGGGGTAACTCGGGGGTGGTCCCAAAAAGCTCGTAGCACTACAACAGCTCAAATCTGTTTAGTGCCCCTGGATTGAACTTGCAAACCCACTAGCTGATCAATTTTGacatgagagagagagtgtgtgtgcaACCCCGGCTTGGGATGCTACGATACCAGGTAGTAGTAACGATTGGGGTTCGTGGTGCCCGTCGATCTGACTAACCTAGACTTCTGTAACGCAAGACCCGGCGTTT
It contains:
- a CDS encoding hydroxyisourate hydrolase (COG:F;~EggNog:ENOG410PRX6;~InterPro:IPR014306,IPR036817,IPR023418,IPR023416;~PFAM:PF00576;~go_function: GO:0033971 - hydroxyisourate hydrolase activity [Evidence IEA];~go_process: GO:0006144 - purine nucleobase metabolic process [Evidence IEA]); the protein is MDPSSEIKPSSGQLDKVTDRLSLYRNQLLQSPIHSTAQPFNNYNAASTLTQNTTAMSRDPITCHVLNTLTGTPAANLPVTLTLLSAPSSSQSPISFQATTDADGRVKNWEPTTTSSSASSVPAILSALPTADSKTNWSVRFDVGPWYEAQGVESFWPEVEVKFTVKGRGREGEEGWRHYHVPVLLGPWNYSTYRGS